The Mercurialis annua linkage group LG7, ddMerAnnu1.2, whole genome shotgun sequence genome includes the window gaaatgaAAGAAGATCTAGTATTACATTTTGCATGATGAGATTATGAGAAGATATAATCAAATAGCTAGACTGTTATTGGACAATTGAAATCATTAgggtaataaattaataatgggttcttgtcaaaaaaaaaattactttcgTGAGCTAgggaaagaaaacaaaatggtTAAAATCTTATGTGGTatcaaacattttattttggatATTAAATTCCATGTGTCACTGAATTtatctattattataaaaaggtactaaattttattttgttgcaaaAAAATCACCAAGTTAtactttaaattacaaaaagatttaTATTGTTATAAAAAGGATACGGAACATTTcgtaaattacaaaaaggtcatcaaattatatattctattacaaaaaaatcactaaagtatgtacatttttgtaattttggcctGCCATGTCAGCAAAAACGACGTCGCTTTACATGGGTGAACcactttgtaataaaaggtataactcAGTAATCTTTTTATAACGAAATAAAATCTAGTATCTTTGTTGTAATAATAGATAAGTTTAGTGAcccaaaaaatttaatatctatTATGTTGTATTAAtttgaaactttatttttaatttatactttataatagtatcatttattttatttttatttcaaacgGTGGTACTATGCATAAAAATTCATATTATGTCTTCTGAAGTTGCAATCAAATTCAGAATATTTTCCTCCAACTTAATTTTCAAGTTATATTCATAAAAGTCTagatatcaatttttttctcaTGTATCAATTTGGTGCCAAATCTTTTCCTTATATATCAATTTAGTAccttattttaaattgataaattaaatttatataccCACAATTATAATTTGTTAGTCAAATTATCGTAATTTTTAAACTTTGGATTCGATGTGATGGAGGTAGTTGTAAATTTGCAAAATCTATCTCATGTTTCAACGGATATCTTAATTTAAAATTGTGATGAATCACAGaagaaatcatttaatttatctattttgtTCATGAGATGATATAAGCAAAGCGGCACATACTCTTGCGCAGAATATCCGTCCTATATTAGGTTATGAGAAGTGAGTTTTGAACTCTCCTAAATTCCTTACAAATGCAATTTCTTCCGATTTATTGTATACAATACAGGTTAAAAAGGGTTAATCTCTTTTTTAATATAGGAAAGATTTGCGAATTTTGTCAGTTATagtcaaatctttcaaaatcgtCAGCTGGATTAGcccattttgaaatattcaGAACCTTTTATAgctattttttgaatttaaccTTAAATTATTGCATGTATAATTAGCCTAAATGGTTAGAAAATGTTCTAATATCGTAAAATGAGCTAATCCTGACGATTTTGAAAGATCTGACTATACCTGACAAAACCAACataggtttgggtttttttttattaaaaagaatacACCAATTAAAAATTAGTACCAAAATGATACATGAAAAAACATTTGGTACCACCAAAGGTTTTAACCCAAAACAAAAAGAAGTGCATACTAGACAAATGGAGAAAACTCCATTATTTCACTTCCCTCCAAAAATCAGCTACAACAAAATTCCAAATCCAAGACCCACTTGTTGTTTTGTGATTATTATAATAAGTGTCTCCTTTCACATTTCATGTCTATATTAAAGCTCAACACACTCACACTATTCTCCATTTGCTTTATacccaaaagaaaaaaaaaactaccaaAACACTAAAAGCTATTCAAATTGAATATTACAAAGGCATTCAATAAATTCCTTTCTCTCCCACTTTGATCTTACACTCATACAATAATACACAACAAAACCTACTTTCTTTATCTTTTGATCCACTAACTCAAAAAAAAGTAGTCACCAAATTCTTTTGCTTTTCTTGTTTTGGATTGTTGTAGATCTACAAAGAATTAAAGAAGATGATTCAAGAACTCTTAGGAGGTTCTGCTCTTTTTGGAGGAGGAGGAGATAGAAAAATTTCCATTAATGGTACTATTTTAGAACCAAAACCTAATTCTCCTTCATTATCTCCTTCTTCTTCAACTACTACTACAACAACATCAACAAATACACCAACTTCTTCAAATTCAGAGAATTTAAGATGTCCTAGATGTGATTCATCCAACACCAAATTTTGTTACTACAACAACTACAATCTCACTCAGCCGCGCCATTTTTGCAAGACTTGCCGTCGATATTGGACGAAAGGCGGCGCTCTTCGGAACGTTCCGATCGGCGGTGGATGTCGGAGAAACAAGAACACAACTATGTCTTCTTCAGTTGGAAAAGTAAGtagtaataacaataataatttgaaaactaTGGTTTCTGATCAGATTGGTAGATCAAGCTTTGGAAATGGGTTAGATCATGAAATCCCATCAAGTCCTATTATGTGGGCATCACCTCAGAATTCTCATCTCTTGACCTTATTGAGAGCTACCAATaacccaaaccctaaccctaaccctaaccctaattccACCACATTATCTAATTCTCTCGGAATGAAAGAAGAGGGTGGCATGATTGGTGCTCAGATGATGAGTCATGAGCCAACCGGTGTGATCGGTGCGCTAAACGGTCGAACCATGGGGTTAGACCATCTCATTAGTCAAGTCCCTTCTCTAGGTCTTTACAGTCCATTTTGGAAAACCAGTCAAAACCAAGCTCAACAAAGTGGTTTAGCAGTGAGTGAAACTCAAAATTCAGGACTCCAAGAACTGTATCAAAGACTCAAATCATCCACTACTACTAATTACTACACAGATCATTCATCATCTCTAGGCTTAAGCAATGTGGTTTCTTCTTCATCAACTTCAAATATTTTGGAGTCTTCTCCTGTTGCTGGTGGTGGTGAAATGGGCTACTGGAACCCAACATTTTCATGGTCTGATCTTCCAACAGTAAACGGTGCATATCCTTGagaatctttttttttctttcactttCTACATCTCATTTTTAGCTTGTTTGCTTTTAGATATCTTTAGGGTTGAATATTTTTGTGGTTAatcatctattttatttttacaaaatgtttaccgacattaaaatttgtatattttgATAGCCCAAcattcatttttcaaataacaGAATGTTATCAGATCAATTCAGTTTAAATTTTGCCTATCTAGCAAtccgtttaaaaaaaaattaatattggttatcaaaatataaaaaatgaatgtCGGTAACTcttatgtaaaaataatttagttaagtaaccgtaaaaatattttatccgttttctttctctttcattTGCTAGGGTTTGTTGTTTGGGTTGTGGTATATGGATATTTAGTATAatcagttttttttctttttaatgttattaatctaTGTTTGTGTTTTGAAGTGTGTTTAACTTTTGACTATGTACCAAAAGATCAGGAAATGGTAGAAATGAAAAGTATTAGCtctatttatataaattcaatgcTTATTGCTTAATATCCATTGGTTTCACTATATTTTCTTGGTCATACAAATTTCTACAAGATCTAGAGCCTTTCCAATGCAAATAATAGTTTTTATCAGCAGGAATGTTACTAAATCAGTTCATAAAAAGAAGATAAAAGATTTTTTGGGTACTTATAATCCACTATCTTCTtatattatatgaaattaattaattaagtagtATAAAGTATTAGAAAGAATAATCTATAATCACTTGATTAACGATCTTCTTGGTTTAGTCAAAAGAGTAACActattgtttcttttttatactatttaataacaataaaggATATGGTGGTGGaggtatatatattttatatatattgagTGGAAAATAAAGATTCTTTTgtgaatataatattaatattaatattatttatcttAGAAGAAATGATGAATAGTGTGCTAAAACAGCCTTTGGAAAGAGTCTTCTCAAACAGCAATTTGATTCTCACAGTCGGCAAAGAAGGATTCCATTTGCAGCCTTGTGTCTGATTGATTCTGACTTATCTCTACCTTTTCTGAATAATTTGTGCTTAAGATTTAACGTTTTAATCACTTCAAGTACTGAAAAATGCTTACTACACCTTATCTACTTATCTCTTGTTTCTGATATAAATGTATATAGCAAAAGAAAACTAAACGACACTTCATTCCATCAAAGTGTCAcgttttagtaacgttttagaTACTTCACGTTTCGAacacgaaattttattttttacataatatttttttaaataacaccGTTTCACCGTGTCCAAATGTCCCGTGTCTCTATATCCGTGTTGTGCTTCCAGCTTATAACTAGTCTTTGAGTACAATATAATTGCTtaacaaatttataaataaaattgatggaAGCATCCAGCTCGGGTTTGCAACATATTAccattttgatcaatttattACCAATTATGATGCTTATATGGATCCACACCTTCCAAGTTTCCCTCACTAGAATTTACCGGATTCCGACCAAATTAATCCATCGGTAAATAGAATAACGGGATCTGTCGGTATTTGCAAATAgaattcataaatttatcagGAAGTTATACAcaaattttggtgcaaaagatgCGCCAAGTTTTTCAAGTGATTAGCAACCACACTGTAAATATTGGTGCTAATTGGCGCCAatgttttttgaaaatttgcaATAACATCTTACTTTTATTGGAAACTAGTACAAAGCCCTCGCTTCGCTTCGGGTctagtatttttaatataacattatttattcttattttgaattatattaataaattgaaatttaaaaaaataatcatacataaaataaatgacttatttaaaTTACATTACATTCAAGTTGTAAATTAAATACTTGTAAATCATTCCATCTGTTCTCTTTTAAATTTCTACTTTTAACAAACATGCgtattaacaaaattattaaagttGCATAGAaatgacaaaataattttatataaataatactaaaagtaaataaattaataaatactttttttactCCACTAATTAAAGTAAgacaaaaggaaaaaaaattattctcgTTATTCGGAAAGAGTGtataagttttaattattttttggctATTAAGGccctcaatatttttaaatggtaCGAATAAACCCTCACACTTGAAAGAAATCATAGAAATAAATAAGAATGTGAGGGGTTGTGTGTctgaaaaataaactaaaaggatTTTGGTggtcttttaaaatatttatggttttttttttgcaatgtttaaaaatgttgagggcctacaaaataaaaagaaactaAAAGAGTTTATGTACTCTTTCTGAATAATTTGAAGATTTCTTTTTGTACATTCGGCAGTAAAATGAAGTACAAcaatagaatttttttgaatgaaGGATTAGTCCTGCCCTCGAATTTGTGTTTAGGGAtcaaataaatacattttaactTGTTTTAACCAATTAGAACACCAAATATGTATTTTGAAGTCAAATAAGTCGTTTTTAAATTAATCAGTCAATTAGATTCTCAAACTCTCTCAACttaggtcaaataaccccaaatTTGTAAACTTCAAATATGGACTTATTTGATCCCCGAGTTATAAATTTTGCGATCTAATTGACTAAAGTGATGTATTTGACCTAAAACACAAAATCTGGAATCtagttgataaaaaaaattaaaaatgactaaTTTAACCTTAAGACACAAATTTAAAAGCATGCGGATCCtttgtttaattcttttatCCTATTTTACCTCATCTCTATAGAGTTGttctgtaaataaaaaaaaataacctgGCTATTAATAAAacagtaaattaaattttatcaaaatatatctaaatgaaaataaattaatggacatattttttgaaaataaagcaAAAAAGAAGGGTGTTTTTAACCAACCAGTAATTATATAGAgacaaaatgaatttaaaaaaactaatatgtTTTGGctcttttttgtaattaaacAGCAAACTGTGACTATTTGCataacaaatatataaattgattaaaatagacAACAAAAACATAAATGCTAGGGTGACATTTCTGAAATTATCTCAAAGAAGGAGTTCTATTAAGTTGAACTCAAACAATTTTTGTCATAACTTGAAAATAAGTGGGAAGTTATGGGTATAAAAGAAACTCAACCAATTTTTGTCATAACATGAAAATAAGTGGGAAGTTATGGGCataaaagaaattgtaattGAAGGTTACTGTTCATTAGAAACCCAGTTTTATTATATAGATATTAGATTCGTTGAATTTTAAACTTGGCCTATTATAGTCAATTAATTTACACTTTTGTATAATAGAtggtttataataaaaacaaaaaataggtttatattcttattgcaaaaaatagatttaggataattttacCGTAATAATTAGggaattttctaattttttttcgcatctctcacctccgatttgtatttcacgcaattttaaaatataattatggataatctaaccaaaaaatgaagagttttgaagttagttgattaaaaaataaaaattaaattaaataatctagtgtcacaagttcaggggtgagttgaccctttattcataaaaaatagcacaatttgtgaaattttcatAATTGTCCTTAAATTTAAGCATGATTCTCATCCCAgtcatttaattttagtttatagGACAAAAATCCATGTGCTCTAGTTTTTGTAACACTAAGCTCCTAATCccttgattttaaattttacgtAGCAACGACAATGTAGCAAATTTAGCCTTTGACAGAAAAATAAAGTTTGGGAAATTCCATTTCAGTCCTTAAATTTAAGCAAGATTCTCACTATAGTCCCTAAATTTCAGTTTATAACAGAAAAAATCcatgtactttattttttttgtaatactAAGCTCCTATTCactggattttaaattttaagtagAAATTGCAATGCAAGTTCTTCACTACAAATAAAATTCACATAACATAAGCAGACATGCATACAATAAGAGAACAATTAATGGAAACCAAACAGATAAACTAAACTTTATAATGGAAAGAGTTTACTACAATAAATATTTTAGCTTGGAACTCAAACAtaaaatttggtttttttccctTCTCCCTCTCCAATTAATTCTAAAACTATTTCccaatttttcttttaacaGTCACCCCCTCGTAACTGAATCAagaaaacataaaatcaaaGAGCCCTAGCAATAATT containing:
- the LOC126657450 gene encoding dof zinc finger protein DOF2.2-like, whose protein sequence is MIQELLGGSALFGGGGDRKISINGTILEPKPNSPSLSPSSSTTTTTTSTNTPTSSNSENLRCPRCDSSNTKFCYYNNYNLTQPRHFCKTCRRYWTKGGALRNVPIGGGCRRNKNTTMSSSVGKVSSNNNNNLKTMVSDQIGRSSFGNGLDHEIPSSPIMWASPQNSHLLTLLRATNNPNPNPNPNPNSTTLSNSLGMKEEGGMIGAQMMSHEPTGVIGALNGRTMGLDHLISQVPSLGLYSPFWKTSQNQAQQSGLAVSETQNSGLQELYQRLKSSTTTNYYTDHSSSLGLSNVVSSSSTSNILESSPVAGGGEMGYWNPTFSWSDLPTVNGAYP